The genomic segment ATCGGGGTGGACATGTGCCATCCCTCCGATGCCTCACCTGAGGTGGTGAACTGCTTCCCGCATTCTCTGCACTTCAGGGGTCCGTCAGCGATGTGGATCTTCAGGTGAGCCTTCAGATTCCCCAGCTGTGGAGGAGGCCAGGAGTTACCGAGGACAACAGcaacccccctcccccacacacccgGCGGCCCCCACACCCCAAGGCTGCCGACCGCACGCTGCCCCCACCTGGTTGAACTTCTTGTCGCAGTGCGGACACTTGTGCTCCTTGTTGGTGTCGTGAGTCTCCAGGTGCCGCATCTTGGACGTGGGGTCGGAGAAGGGCCGGTTGCAGTACTCGCACAGATACGGCTTCTCTCCGCTGTGGACCAGCTGGTGCCTCTTCAGGTTGCCGGATGTGGTGAACAGTTTGCCGCACACCTTGCAGTAATAGTTGGGCTCGCCGGTGTGGCGCTTCTTGTGCAGGTTGAGTAGACTGACCAGGCGGTAACTCTTCCCACAGTCGTCACAGCCATGGGGCTTTAGCGGGCTGAACAGAGAAGAGGCGGTTACGGTGGGTCCCCTCAAACCCCACCCCTGGTCACACACACCGCGGCCCCTCACCTGTGAGTCTTCTCATGCGCTTTGCAGGCGGCGGGGTCGGAGAAGGCTTTGTCGCACTCGTGGCAGCGGTATGGCTTCTCGCCGGTGTGGATCCGGATGTGGCGCGTGTAGTTTCCCGTATGGGTGAACTCCTTGCTGCAGTACTGAAAGAGACAAGTCGTATCATCAGCGAGAGAATCACAAAGTGCACAAaccgcagctgctgcagaaactcttgGTGAATGGATGATTCAATTCAGGACGGATCTGAAAATACTGTGGGtaaaaagaggttctgcagcaggcaCATAAGCCAGTGTAACAGGCagaggtagcagagctggacgTGTGACTGCCTGGCGATCAGCTCTGCTCCGGCCTCACCTCGCACACGTGAGTGGTGGAGCTGTACGGCCGGGACTCGGTGCGGTCTGTGTAGTTTGCAGCTCCTGAGCGCAGTTGTCTCTGAGGCACGTCCTCCGCAGACCTCTCATCGGCgcagtccccgctctcctccttgcCGCTGTCTGACGTCTCGTGCTCGGACTCCAGGATCTTGCGGTCTTCTTCTGGAGGTGGAGAGGTTACACGTTTCTGTGTAGGGTCTTCTCCCGTGGCCTGCTCACCAGCCCCCTCCTCATCTGTGGACGGAGATTCCTTCACCGAGACGTCTCTGGTCTTCTCCTGACGAGTCGGGGGCCAGGGTGTGGATGACAACAAATCCCCCAACTTCACCGCTCTGTCCCCAGGGTCTGGAGCCGGAAGAGGGAACAGATTGTTAATGGGAGCCACGCAGGGGAGGGGGAATATGACACCTACAGACACCGGAGGGGCTCTGGTGGAGCACGGACACGTGGCGCCCTCACCTCTCTCTGGACTCAGTGCTGGCCCCTCCACGGGCCGTGGCTCCGCTGCGCTCTCCTCCTGGAGCCCCAGTTTACTGACATCGCCACCTGCAGGAAGAGACAAGACCTCAGCCGCTCGGCACCGGGAAGGACCACCACCAATCCGAGCGTGGCATATTCTTACCCTCCTGACACGCGGAGTCTGCGGCTTCCTCCAGCGGGTACACGGCAGTCATGGAGTCAGTCTCCAGCTCACTTTCCCCAGCGACAGCCGGAGGGGAGTAATCCGTGATATCTGCAGGAGAGGAGGATAGATATAATACAGCAGGCCACGCGCTGACGGCCCACGCACCCCGGTGCCAGCTCTTACCTTGTCCGGACGTGAGGGGCCCCAGGCTGTGCGCTCCCTGGCTGGAAGGAATACTGAGCGATTTCAGGGCTGTGCACGCGTTCACAATCTCCTGCATCTGCAGAAATCCGGCCACGGCCAAGACGTCCTCCACGTTCTCACGTGTCAGATTCAGCCGCGCCGTGTACATGAACTCCAGCACCTGACCCAGACCTAAGGAGGAGAAATCAGCCTGAACCCGGGCAGACGAGGTGTGCCGCAGCGATGGGCAGAGCGCGACAGCCGCCGTGTACCAGCCGCAACCCGGGCAGACGAGGTGTGCCGCAGCGATGGGCAGAGCGCGACAGCTGCCGTGTACCAGCCGCAACCCGGGCAGACGAGGTGTGCCGCAGCGATGAGCAGAGCGCGACAGCCGCCGTGTACCAGACGCAACCCGGGCAGACGAGGTGTGGCGCAGCGACGGGCAGAGCGCGACAGCCGCCGTGTACCAGACGCAACCCGGGCACAGCGCAACAGCCGTTGCGACCCGGGCGAGAGTTACCTGCCGCATTGCTGATGTCCAGGTGAACTACGTCTTTCTGCTCCACAAAGAGCATGCGGAAGTACTGGCTGCACGCCGCGAGCACCGCCTTGTGCGCTTTGAAGTCAATTCCATCCACCACAAAGGTGCAGTCGCACAGGAGGCCGAGCTGCCGCTGCTGATTGAGCTGCTCTAGAACCAGCTGACAGTGCTGTGGAAAATCCATATCTGGGGGAGAGAAATAGAGCGTGAGCTCATATGTACCAAGCGTCTGACACCACGTCACGCGCCGGAGGAGGAGGACACTGCGCCCACGTCACGCGCCGGAGGAGGAGGACGACACTGCGCCCACGTCACGCGCCGGAGGAGGAGGACGACACTGCGCCCACGTCACGCGCCGGAGGAGGAGGACGACACTGCGCCCACGTCACGCGCCGGAGGAGGAGGACGACACTGCGCCCACGTCACGCGCCGGAGGAGGAGGACGACACTGCGCCCACGTC from the Anomaloglossus baeobatrachus isolate aAnoBae1 chromosome 11, aAnoBae1.hap1, whole genome shotgun sequence genome contains:
- the ZBTB17 gene encoding zinc finger and BTB domain-containing protein 17 isoform X2, which codes for MADMDFPQHCQLVLEQLNQQRQLGLLCDCTFVVDGIDFKAHKAVLAACSQYFRMLFVEQKDVVHLDISNAAGLGQVLEFMYTARLNLTRENVEDVLAVAGFLQMQEIVNACTALKSLSIPSSQGAHSLGPLTSGQDITDYSPPAVAGESELETDSMTAVYPLEEAADSACQEGGDVSKLGLQEESAAEPRPVEGPALSPERDPGDRAVKLGDLLSSTPWPPTRQEKTRDVSVKESPSTDEEGAGEQATGEDPTQKRVTSPPPEEDRKILESEHETSDSGKEESGDCADERSAEDVPQRQLRSGAANYTDRTESRPYSSTTHVCEYCSKEFTHTGNYTRHIRIHTGEKPYRCHECDKAFSDPAACKAHEKTHSPLKPHGCDDCGKSYRLVSLLNLHKKRHTGEPNYYCKVCGKLFTTSGNLKRHQLVHSGEKPYLCEYCNRPFSDPTSKMRHLETHDTNKEHKCPHCDKKFNQLGNLKAHLKIHIADGPLKCRECGKQFTTSGNLKRHLRIHSGEKPYVCIHCKRKFADPGALQRHVRTHTGEKPCLCMICGKAFTQASSLIAHVRQHTGEKPYVCERCGKRFVQSSQLANHIRHHDNIRPHKCKVCNKAFVNVGDLTKHVIIHTGEKPYLCDKCGRGFNRVDNLRSHVKTVHKGRAGMKMVHREEGELDEEEVNIVTVTPEEMVTLATEDITNTGVTELTVVPISASVTADETEALKAEITKAVKQVQEADPNTQILYACDSCGDKFLDASSLAEHVRMHTAQALVMFQSDTDLYQQYNAQSTWHAEQVVQSSELLFRQQDGSDVTPQPMD
- the ZBTB17 gene encoding zinc finger and BTB domain-containing protein 17 isoform X1, with the protein product MADMDFPQHCQLVLEQLNQQRQLGLLCDCTFVVDGIDFKAHKAVLAACSQYFRMLFVEQKDVVHLDISNAAGLGQVLEFMYTARLNLTRENVEDVLAVAGFLQMQEIVNACTALKSLSIPSSQGAHSLGPLTSGQGKSWHRGAWAVSAWPAVLYLSSSPADITDYSPPAVAGESELETDSMTAVYPLEEAADSACQEGGDVSKLGLQEESAAEPRPVEGPALSPERDPGDRAVKLGDLLSSTPWPPTRQEKTRDVSVKESPSTDEEGAGEQATGEDPTQKRVTSPPPEEDRKILESEHETSDSGKEESGDCADERSAEDVPQRQLRSGAANYTDRTESRPYSSTTHVCEYCSKEFTHTGNYTRHIRIHTGEKPYRCHECDKAFSDPAACKAHEKTHSPLKPHGCDDCGKSYRLVSLLNLHKKRHTGEPNYYCKVCGKLFTTSGNLKRHQLVHSGEKPYLCEYCNRPFSDPTSKMRHLETHDTNKEHKCPHCDKKFNQLGNLKAHLKIHIADGPLKCRECGKQFTTSGNLKRHLRIHSGEKPYVCIHCKRKFADPGALQRHVRTHTGEKPCLCMICGKAFTQASSLIAHVRQHTGEKPYVCERCGKRFVQSSQLANHIRHHDNIRPHKCKVCNKAFVNVGDLTKHVIIHTGEKPYLCDKCGRGFNRVDNLRSHVKTVHKGRAGMKMVHREEGELDEEEVNIVTVTPEEMVTLATEDITNTGVTELTVVPISASVTADETEALKAEITKAVKQVQEADPNTQILYACDSCGDKFLDASSLAEHVRMHTAQALVMFQSDTDLYQQYNAQSTWHAEQVVQSSELLFRQQDGSDVTPQPMD